In the genome of Bremerella sp. P1, the window TGCTTTTCATAGCTTCTTTCGTGCGGTTGAAGAACAACGGATTCCGCAACTTAACGACCGGCACGATTTATGGAAGGTGATCATCGTTATCGCTGCCCGCAAGATTTCCAATCGTCGTGACCGAAATAACGCACAGAAAAGAGGTGGAGGTCAGGTGCGAGGTGAGTCGGTCTTTCTCAATACGGATGGGATGTGCGGCGCTGGTTTGGGCGAAGTCATGGGTGACTGTCCCTCTCCTGAGATGATCGTCGAGTCTTCGGAGAATCTAGATCGCCTTCTGGGTCTACTTGACGATCCGGTTCTCTTGGAGATCGCACAGTTGAAATTGGAAGGGTATTCCAATCGCGAAATTGGCGTAAAAACGGATCGAGTCGAGCGAACCGTCGAAAGA includes:
- a CDS encoding ECF-type sigma factor, with amino-acid sequence MDEITLWISKLKENDPRSHEELWNAYFQALLGAIRKKLNNHEKRSFDEEDVAVSAFHSFFRAVEEQRIPQLNDRHDLWKVIIVIAARKISNRRDRNNAQKRGGGQVRGESVFLNTDGMCGAGLGEVMGDCPSPEMIVESSENLDRLLGLLDDPVLLEIAQLKLEGYSNREIGVKTDRVERTVERKLERIRKIWTDAGEQG